One window of Acidobacteriota bacterium genomic DNA carries:
- a CDS encoding glycoside hydrolase family 127 protein, producing MHHGNDSHDKRDRTEITRREMLETMGKAAAASLVALPIIESAVGAVGLDAAPLTAIAGVDRITLLSGKTYLNAWAGYGVPPRRAPRRPAPGAPPPPPPEPPGPAPTSAWSKESGPGTVTFADATSPVTTATFSAPGAYVLKLTLDNGQTRAVSTLGVKVVPEPVMVGLAPIHTKGYRIDSALWGQTAKALTVNWIPHCIAQINRTDLELGPGGIDNFVEAAKALAGQPHGAHKGYVFSNAWVHQTIEAMSIALMIDPKGDTQILAAHAKMRATLEDWIPKILAAQEPDGYLQTAFTLRNPERWAERWSVQGRGNHEGYVAGYFLESAINHYLMTNGADRRLYNAARKLADCWYDNLGPAPKKAWFDGHQEMEQALGRFGRFVNETEGGGKGDRYIRLARFLLDGRKGGTEYDQSHLPVVQQYEAVGHAVRAVYTYSGMTDIVLDTRDVDYQSAVLSIWDNVVNRKYYVTGGVGSGETAEGFGPDYSLRNAAYCESCSSCGEIFFQWKMNLAYGDAKFADLYEETMYNALLGSIDLEGRNFYYDNPLDANEPRAPWHVCPCCVGNIARTLLMLPTWMYARGADSIYVNLFAGSTVTVENVAGTDVQIVQTTNYPWKGRVSIAVNPKRPSRFGLRIRVPSRNVSELYARTPPANGIGPISVNGSVVKPVIEKGYAVITRAWKAGDVVEFVLPLTVQRVRASDRIAATRGKVALQYGPLIYNIEKVDQDITQALAPGTPLTPEWRPDLLGGVMTIKGTFADGSRLMAIPNFARYNRNPAVVATAAPAPAAPGVRPPPPPPATSIIWMKEQ from the coding sequence ATGCACCACGGGAATGACAGTCACGACAAGCGCGATCGCACCGAGATCACCCGTCGCGAGATGTTGGAGACGATGGGCAAGGCGGCCGCGGCATCGCTGGTGGCGCTGCCCATCATCGAGAGCGCGGTCGGAGCGGTGGGCCTCGATGCGGCGCCGCTGACGGCCATCGCTGGCGTTGACCGCATCACACTCCTGTCTGGCAAGACATACTTGAACGCCTGGGCTGGTTACGGCGTCCCCCCGCGCCGCGCGCCTCGGCGACCCGCCCCGGGGGCCCCACCTCCGCCACCGCCAGAGCCCCCTGGCCCGGCGCCAACATCAGCCTGGAGCAAGGAGTCGGGGCCAGGCACGGTGACGTTTGCCGACGCCACGTCTCCGGTAACCACCGCCACGTTCTCTGCCCCTGGTGCGTACGTGCTGAAGCTGACGCTGGACAACGGCCAGACGCGTGCCGTCTCGACCCTGGGGGTGAAGGTCGTGCCCGAGCCTGTCATGGTTGGGCTGGCGCCGATTCACACCAAGGGCTACAGGATCGACAGCGCGCTCTGGGGCCAGACAGCCAAGGCCCTGACGGTGAACTGGATCCCGCATTGCATCGCTCAGATCAACCGCACCGATCTGGAGCTCGGTCCGGGCGGCATCGACAACTTCGTTGAAGCGGCCAAGGCGCTGGCCGGACAACCTCACGGCGCCCACAAGGGCTATGTCTTCTCGAACGCATGGGTGCACCAGACGATCGAGGCGATGAGTATCGCGCTCATGATCGATCCGAAGGGCGACACGCAGATCCTCGCGGCGCACGCGAAGATGCGCGCGACGCTGGAGGACTGGATCCCGAAGATCCTGGCCGCACAGGAGCCTGATGGCTACCTGCAGACGGCATTCACGCTGCGCAACCCGGAGCGCTGGGCGGAACGCTGGTCGGTGCAGGGACGAGGCAATCACGAAGGGTATGTCGCGGGCTACTTCCTGGAGTCGGCGATCAATCACTACCTGATGACCAACGGCGCCGACCGGCGGCTGTACAACGCGGCCAGGAAGCTCGCCGACTGCTGGTACGACAACCTCGGGCCGGCTCCGAAGAAGGCGTGGTTCGACGGCCACCAGGAGATGGAACAGGCCCTCGGGCGCTTCGGCCGGTTCGTCAACGAGACGGAGGGAGGCGGCAAAGGCGACCGGTACATCCGCCTCGCCAGGTTCCTGCTCGACGGCCGGAAGGGCGGCACCGAGTACGACCAGAGCCATCTCCCCGTCGTCCAGCAATACGAGGCCGTCGGACATGCGGTCCGCGCCGTCTACACTTACTCCGGCATGACCGACATCGTGCTCGACACGCGCGACGTCGACTACCAGAGCGCCGTCCTGTCGATCTGGGACAACGTCGTGAACCGGAAATACTACGTCACCGGCGGGGTGGGAAGCGGTGAAACCGCGGAAGGATTCGGCCCCGACTACTCGCTGCGCAACGCGGCGTATTGCGAATCCTGCTCCAGTTGCGGCGAGATCTTCTTCCAGTGGAAGATGAACCTGGCGTACGGCGACGCGAAGTTCGCCGACCTCTACGAAGAGACGATGTACAACGCCCTGCTCGGATCGATTGACCTCGAGGGCCGCAATTTCTACTACGACAACCCGCTTGATGCGAACGAGCCGCGCGCCCCGTGGCACGTGTGCCCGTGCTGCGTCGGCAACATCGCCAGGACGCTGCTCATGCTGCCCACGTGGATGTATGCACGGGGGGCAGACAGTATCTACGTCAACTTATTCGCCGGAAGCACTGTGACGGTGGAGAATGTGGCCGGCACCGATGTCCAGATTGTGCAGACCACCAACTATCCGTGGAAGGGCCGCGTCTCCATCGCGGTCAATCCCAAGCGGCCGAGCCGATTCGGCCTCAGGATCCGCGTGCCGAGCCGCAACGTAAGTGAACTGTACGCGCGGACACCACCCGCCAATGGCATCGGACCGATCTCGGTCAACGGGTCGGTCGTCAAGCCGGTCATTGAGAAGGGCTACGCGGTGATTACCCGCGCCTGGAAGGCCGGCGACGTCGTTGAGTTTGTGTTGCCGCTGACGGTGCAGCGCGTGCGGGCCAGCGATCGAATCGCAGCGACCAGGGGAAAAGTGGCGCTGCAGTACGGCCCGCTCATCTACAACATCGAGAAAGTCGATCAGGACATCACGCAGGCGCTCGCGCCCGGCACGCCGTTGACGCCGGAGTGGAGGCCGGATCTGCTGGGCGGGGTCATGACGATCAAGGGAACGTTTGCCGATGGGAGCCGGCTGATGGCGATTCCCAACTTCGCGCGCTACAACCGCAATCCGGCCGTGGTCGCGACAGCCGCGCCGGCTCCGGCGGCGCCTGGGGTGCGGCCGCCACCGCCGCCGCCAGCCACGTCCATCATCTGGATGAAGGAGCAGTAG
- a CDS encoding Nramp family divalent metal transporter, which produces MATSDFHKSLPEAHGTVPVPLIAGFWRKLFAFAGPGYLVAVGYMDPGNWATDLAGGAQFGYALVSVIMLSNLMAILLQSLAARLGIATSLDLAQACRTYYSKRASIVLWILAEIAIAACDLAEVLGAAIALNLLFGLPMAVGVVLTSLDVLVLLVVQQHRFRMLEAVVVTLIVGMAGAFAIELWLSKPDLAAALAGVIPTPEILRNPGMLYIAIGILGATVMPHNLYLHSSIVQTRRYGDTREARSEAIRFATIDATLALTTALFINAAILVVAAATFHGTAYESVADIGDAYKLLAPLLGTSVASTLFAVALLFSGQNSTITGTLAGQIVMEGFLNIRLRPWLRRLITRLIAIVPALAAVLMYGDRGSGALLILSQVILSLQLPFAVFPLVALTGSRKVMGPHVAPRWVRAIAWPVAVLIAVLNTWLLVQVASGLMK; this is translated from the coding sequence GTGGCCACCTCCGACTTCCACAAGAGCCTGCCAGAGGCGCACGGAACGGTGCCGGTCCCGCTGATCGCCGGCTTCTGGCGCAAGCTCTTCGCCTTCGCGGGCCCGGGGTACCTCGTCGCGGTCGGCTACATGGACCCCGGCAACTGGGCCACCGATCTGGCCGGCGGCGCCCAGTTCGGCTACGCGCTTGTCAGCGTCATCATGCTGTCGAACCTGATGGCGATCCTGCTGCAGTCGCTCGCCGCGCGCCTCGGCATTGCCACCAGCCTCGATCTCGCCCAGGCCTGCCGCACGTACTATTCGAAGCGCGCGTCCATCGTGCTGTGGATCCTGGCGGAGATTGCCATCGCGGCCTGCGACCTCGCAGAAGTGCTCGGAGCCGCCATCGCGCTCAACCTCCTGTTCGGTCTCCCGATGGCGGTTGGTGTCGTGCTCACCTCGCTGGATGTCCTGGTCCTGCTCGTCGTGCAGCAGCACCGGTTCCGCATGCTCGAAGCCGTGGTCGTGACGCTGATTGTCGGCATGGCGGGCGCCTTCGCGATCGAGCTCTGGCTGTCGAAGCCGGACCTCGCCGCCGCGCTGGCCGGAGTGATCCCGACACCGGAGATCCTCCGCAACCCGGGCATGCTGTACATCGCCATCGGCATCCTGGGGGCGACGGTGATGCCGCACAACCTCTACCTGCACTCGTCGATCGTGCAGACCCGCCGGTACGGTGATACGCGAGAGGCCAGGTCAGAGGCGATTCGGTTCGCCACCATCGACGCGACGCTTGCGCTGACGACGGCACTCTTTATCAACGCGGCGATTCTCGTGGTGGCGGCGGCGACGTTCCATGGCACCGCATACGAATCGGTAGCCGACATCGGCGATGCGTACAAGCTGCTTGCGCCGCTGCTCGGCACCTCGGTGGCAAGCACGCTGTTCGCCGTCGCGTTGCTGTTCTCGGGCCAGAATTCGACCATCACCGGCACCCTCGCCGGCCAGATCGTGATGGAGGGCTTCCTCAACATCCGCCTGCGGCCGTGGCTGCGGCGCCTCATCACGCGGCTGATCGCGATCGTCCCGGCGCTCGCCGCGGTCCTCATGTACGGCGACCGAGGTTCTGGCGCGCTGCTCATTCTGAGCCAGGTCATCCTGAGCCTCCAGCTGCCGTTCGCGGTCTTTCCGCTCGTCGCGTTGACGGGCAGCCGAAAGGTGATGGGGCCGCACGTCGCGCCGCGCTGGGTGCGCGCGATCGCCTGGCCGGTCGCCGTGCTGATCGCGGTGCTCAATACCTGGCTGCTCGTGCAGGTGGCCAGCGGCTTGATGAAATAG
- a CDS encoding ABC transporter permease, with product MLLKEILSQAWHSLVAHRFRAGLTMLGIAWGIVTVTSLMAYGNGFHNALIFGFSNAFTTGVAVIWPGQTSMQAGGERAGKRVFLKFEDVEPIRQLGLVKAVSPEIYESLPLSYGNRQTTAGVRGVAPEYGDMRHEVPSDGRFINAEDVERRRRVAFLGTDVAEKLFGNSPGVGETIRIRGVSFEVIGVLADKAQLSNYFYPDKLSVFIPFSSTEQLFHQDYLDTIVVQTIAPDFHEAAMRQVRGVLAERHRFDARDERALQINDSAEARQMVGAMATGLKIILVFIGSLTLMIGGVGVMNIMLVSVTERTREIGLRKALGARRRHVLLQFLAESLVITGFGGVAGVLLTVIVVNVAGVQPFLADLIGDPSRGTDIHLVLTPDVLITTTLILMVTGILAGLWPAFRASRLDPIESLRYE from the coding sequence ATGCTGCTGAAAGAGATCCTCTCCCAGGCGTGGCATTCGCTGGTGGCTCACCGGTTCCGGGCCGGTTTGACGATGCTCGGCATTGCGTGGGGCATTGTCACCGTGACATCGCTGATGGCATACGGCAATGGCTTTCACAACGCGCTCATCTTCGGGTTCAGCAACGCCTTCACCACCGGCGTCGCCGTCATCTGGCCGGGCCAGACCAGCATGCAGGCGGGTGGCGAGCGAGCCGGCAAGCGGGTGTTCCTGAAGTTCGAAGATGTCGAGCCCATCCGCCAGCTGGGCCTCGTCAAAGCCGTCAGTCCCGAGATCTACGAATCGCTGCCGCTGAGTTATGGCAATCGGCAGACCACCGCGGGCGTGCGCGGCGTGGCGCCCGAGTACGGCGACATGCGTCACGAGGTGCCGTCCGACGGTCGCTTTATCAACGCCGAAGATGTGGAGCGGCGGCGCCGTGTGGCGTTTCTGGGAACCGACGTCGCAGAGAAGCTGTTTGGCAACAGCCCTGGCGTCGGCGAGACGATCAGGATCCGGGGGGTCTCGTTCGAAGTGATTGGCGTGCTCGCCGACAAGGCGCAGCTCTCGAACTATTTCTATCCGGACAAGCTCAGCGTCTTCATTCCGTTTTCATCGACCGAGCAGCTCTTCCACCAGGACTACCTCGACACGATTGTCGTGCAGACCATCGCGCCCGATTTTCACGAGGCGGCAATGCGGCAGGTGCGTGGCGTGCTGGCCGAGCGGCATCGCTTCGACGCCCGCGACGAGCGTGCGCTGCAGATCAACGACAGCGCAGAGGCGCGGCAGATGGTCGGCGCCATGGCGACCGGCCTCAAGATCATCCTCGTGTTCATCGGTTCGCTCACGCTGATGATTGGCGGCGTCGGCGTGATGAACATCATGCTCGTGTCGGTCACCGAGCGCACGCGCGAGATCGGCCTGCGCAAGGCGCTGGGCGCCAGACGCCGGCACGTGCTGCTGCAGTTCCTGGCCGAGTCCCTCGTCATCACGGGGTTCGGTGGCGTGGCGGGCGTCCTTCTCACCGTGATCGTGGTCAACGTCGCCGGGGTGCAGCCGTTCCTGGCTGATCTGATCGGTGACCCGTCGCGCGGCACCGACATCCACCTCGTGCTGACACCAGACGTGCTGATTACCACGACCCTGATCCTGATGGTCACCGGCATCCTTGCCGGGCTGTGGCCCGCGTTCCGCGCGTCCCGCCTCGACCCGATCGAATCCCTGCGCTACGAGTAG
- a CDS encoding AbrB/MazE/SpoVT family DNA-binding domain-containing protein, protein MTLTTKGQVTIPQEIRDRLGLLPGTRVVFDVVGGGVRIRRAEEQTRGDVLVAHMRAVGRRASGPRLSTDQILALTRGE, encoded by the coding sequence ATGACTCTGACGACCAAGGGACAAGTCACGATCCCTCAGGAGATCCGTGATCGCCTCGGCCTTCTCCCGGGCACGCGCGTCGTCTTCGATGTCGTCGGCGGCGGCGTTCGGATCCGTCGCGCAGAGGAACAGACCCGAGGCGACGTCCTGGTTGCCCATATGCGGGCCGTGGGCCGGCGGGCATCGGGACCGCGCCTCTCCACCGATCAGATTCTCGCCCTCACCCGGGGTGAATGA
- a CDS encoding ABC transporter permease, producing the protein MFLNDLLVQTLANLRANKLRSFLTMFGIVWGVISILILSAVGEGFARGNQHVLEELGKNIVIIRNGRTSLQAGGERAGRIVRLTIDDVYALQRESKLLDAMSPELMRGGLKAKSAFNASSVQISGIWPVFQYLRTLEMDRGRPISEEDCRQARRVVVLGYDASVQLFAERDPVGSQITLNALPYTVIGRIRKKQQDSNYTGQDDQRLFMPYETARKDFPLPGQLDTPDHLSAIIAGPRPEVTLMIRDIMEREKNARLFFGLNSRGPVEQEVRDILSKRHGFDTQDPEAISFWNTAVESVMFDKMIDGMDRFFLAVSIVTLMLGGIGVMNIMLIAVRERTQEIGVRKALGATGRSIQLQFFAEGILLTGLSGIIGYVVGAGLCALINLAPMPERFSGMIITWQINVFAVGMLMLIGVAASTYPARRAALLPPIDALRYEA; encoded by the coding sequence ATGTTCCTCAACGATCTTCTTGTCCAGACACTCGCGAACCTGCGGGCCAACAAGCTCCGCAGCTTCCTGACGATGTTCGGCATCGTCTGGGGCGTGATCTCGATCCTCATTCTGTCGGCGGTGGGCGAGGGATTCGCCCGCGGCAACCAGCACGTCCTCGAGGAACTCGGCAAGAACATCGTCATCATCAGGAACGGCCGCACGAGCCTGCAGGCGGGAGGAGAACGCGCGGGTCGGATCGTGCGCCTCACGATCGACGATGTGTATGCGCTGCAGCGGGAGTCGAAACTGCTCGATGCGATGAGCCCCGAGCTGATGCGCGGCGGCCTGAAGGCGAAGAGCGCGTTCAATGCGAGCTCCGTGCAGATTAGCGGCATCTGGCCCGTGTTTCAGTATCTGCGGACGCTCGAAATGGATCGCGGCCGGCCGATCAGTGAGGAAGACTGCCGGCAGGCGAGGCGCGTCGTTGTTCTGGGCTACGACGCGTCCGTGCAGCTGTTCGCGGAGCGCGATCCGGTGGGCAGCCAGATCACACTCAACGCATTGCCCTACACCGTCATCGGCCGTATTCGGAAGAAGCAGCAGGACTCCAACTATACCGGGCAGGACGACCAGCGCCTGTTCATGCCGTACGAGACAGCGCGGAAGGATTTTCCGCTTCCCGGCCAGCTGGACACGCCGGACCATCTGTCGGCCATCATCGCCGGACCCAGGCCCGAAGTCACACTGATGATCCGGGACATCATGGAGCGCGAGAAGAACGCGCGGCTGTTCTTCGGCCTCAATTCGCGCGGGCCGGTGGAGCAGGAGGTCCGCGACATTCTCTCGAAGCGCCACGGGTTCGACACGCAGGATCCCGAGGCCATCAGCTTCTGGAACACCGCGGTCGAGTCGGTGATGTTCGACAAGATGATCGACGGCATGGACCGGTTCTTTCTCGCCGTGAGCATCGTCACGCTGATGCTCGGCGGCATCGGCGTGATGAACATCATGCTGATCGCCGTGCGCGAACGCACGCAGGAGATCGGCGTGCGGAAGGCGCTCGGGGCGACGGGCCGGAGCATCCAGTTGCAGTTCTTCGCCGAGGGCATCCTGCTGACGGGCCTGAGCGGCATCATCGGCTACGTCGTCGGGGCCGGTCTGTGCGCGTTGATCAACCTCGCGCCGATGCCAGAGCGGTTCAGCGGGATGATCATCACGTGGCAGATCAACGTGTTTGCCGTCGGCATGCTGATGCTGATTGGCGTGGCGGCATCGACCTATCCCGCACGCCGGGCCGCGCTGCTGCCGCCGATCGACGCACTGAGATATGAGGCGTGA
- a CDS encoding glycine zipper domain-containing protein, giving the protein MKMTRYTLGLLGLVVLTAGSMSLSGQVRQRQRNQPTFNAMSGTYELESTRGGNAQRTADMATRNLPQPQRDRAYQSLLNRLQPPTTLAIERNGRTVTISSSSGPRTTFDADGRTQNERWQNGRMTRTRAEFVGNRLSVSTSGNRNTDFLVTFEPLNYGNGLLVTRRLDSDDLRGPVTIQSYYRRVANQPRWDVYAPESGYGPGREPRPFFVPDGMRLGAVLDTSLSTRTSRSGQRFSMTVLSPEEYLYSKVYGVVARVTPYGPGRNADMQVDFDAIESIDGETFDFDAILESVQTRGGVTLRVDASGGVPDRNRTDATIQQGAVGAALGAIIGAIAGGGKGAAIGAVVGGASGVILAQDRDQYLDLPPGTRVTIIVTPSRYRAP; this is encoded by the coding sequence ATGAAAATGACACGATACACACTCGGACTTCTCGGTCTCGTCGTGCTGACGGCGGGCAGCATGAGTCTCTCGGGACAAGTGAGACAGCGACAACGCAATCAGCCAACGTTCAACGCGATGTCGGGAACGTACGAACTCGAATCGACGCGTGGTGGCAATGCGCAGCGCACAGCCGATATGGCCACTCGCAACTTGCCGCAGCCTCAGCGCGACCGCGCCTATCAGAGCCTGCTGAACCGGCTGCAACCCCCGACGACACTCGCGATCGAGCGCAACGGACGAACGGTCACGATCAGCTCGTCGAGCGGTCCTCGCACGACGTTCGACGCGGACGGGCGCACGCAAAACGAGCGTTGGCAGAACGGACGAATGACGAGGACACGCGCCGAGTTCGTCGGCAACCGGCTGTCGGTCTCGACCAGCGGCAACCGCAACACCGACTTTCTCGTGACGTTCGAGCCGCTGAACTACGGTAACGGCTTGCTCGTCACGCGGCGGCTGGACAGTGATGATCTCCGCGGCCCGGTGACCATTCAGAGCTACTACCGAAGGGTCGCCAACCAACCGCGGTGGGATGTCTACGCGCCAGAATCCGGCTACGGCCCCGGGCGCGAACCACGGCCGTTCTTCGTGCCAGACGGCATGCGGCTCGGCGCCGTGCTGGACACCTCGCTCAGCACGCGGACCTCGCGCAGCGGCCAGCGGTTCTCGATGACCGTGCTGAGCCCGGAGGAGTATCTGTACTCGAAGGTCTACGGTGTCGTGGCGCGGGTCACCCCGTACGGCCCTGGCCGCAACGCGGATATGCAGGTCGACTTTGACGCGATCGAGTCCATCGACGGCGAGACGTTCGACTTCGACGCGATCCTCGAATCCGTGCAAACACGCGGCGGTGTGACGTTGCGGGTCGACGCCTCCGGTGGCGTGCCCGATCGGAACCGCACTGACGCGACGATTCAACAAGGCGCGGTCGGCGCGGCCCTCGGCGCGATCATCGGCGCCATTGCCGGTGGTGGCAAGGGCGCGGCCATCGGCGCAGTGGTGGGCGGCGCCAGCGGCGTCATCCTCGCGCAGGACCGCGACCAGTATCTCGACCTGCCTCCGGGAACCCGGGTCACGATCATCGTCACGCCATCGCGCTACCGCGCACCGTAG
- a CDS encoding DASS family sodium-coupled anion symporter, which translates to MKPEVRSRVVAAAAPIAVGLVVLALPVPAGLTPGAWRYFALFAAVVAGLMAEPLPAAAIGFIGVGLAALSRLVVADPADSLKFALSGFSNGTVWLVFAAFMIAQGYEKTGLGRRLALLLVRRLGGRTIGLGYAVALADLVIGPFMPSNTARSAGTIFPIARNIPALYGSEPGPTARRIGGYVMWTAFAATAVTCSVFATALAPNLLAIELVARTTGIHLSIGEWFLGAWPVGLVLMATLPLLVYVIYPPEVKSSPEVPIWANRELEKIGPVSRDEWLMAALAIVAVIVWTLAADYVDPSTTALLVVSVMLMTGLISWQDIVSNWRAWNVFMLLATLVALSDGLARVGFIPWFAKGIAGYLGQFSPAVATIGLVVAFFLSHYMFASLTAHTVAVLPVVLAAGAAVPGVPVRTLALLLCYSLGLMGVITPYATGPAPVYYGSGFLPRLDFWRLGFIFGMWFLAVLLLVGYPLL; encoded by the coding sequence GTGAAACCAGAAGTCCGCTCCCGCGTTGTCGCCGCCGCGGCGCCAATCGCCGTTGGTCTCGTCGTGCTGGCCTTGCCCGTGCCAGCCGGCTTGACGCCCGGTGCGTGGCGCTACTTCGCGCTGTTCGCAGCCGTCGTCGCGGGATTGATGGCCGAACCCCTGCCCGCAGCCGCGATCGGGTTCATCGGGGTCGGGCTGGCGGCCCTGTCACGACTGGTGGTCGCCGATCCCGCCGACTCACTCAAATTTGCCCTCAGCGGATTCTCGAACGGGACCGTCTGGCTCGTGTTCGCCGCCTTCATGATCGCCCAGGGATACGAGAAGACCGGCCTCGGCCGCCGGCTGGCCCTGCTGCTGGTTCGACGACTGGGCGGGCGCACGATCGGGCTTGGGTACGCCGTGGCCCTGGCCGACCTGGTGATTGGGCCGTTCATGCCGTCCAACACCGCTCGCAGCGCGGGCACGATCTTTCCGATTGCGCGCAACATTCCTGCCCTCTATGGCTCCGAACCGGGCCCGACCGCCAGGCGCATCGGCGGTTACGTAATGTGGACGGCATTCGCCGCGACGGCCGTCACGTGTTCAGTGTTTGCCACCGCCCTGGCGCCCAACCTGCTCGCCATCGAACTGGTCGCCAGGACGACGGGCATTCACCTGTCGATCGGTGAATGGTTCCTGGGCGCCTGGCCGGTTGGACTCGTGCTGATGGCCACGCTGCCGCTGCTCGTCTATGTCATCTATCCGCCCGAGGTAAAGAGCAGCCCGGAGGTGCCGATCTGGGCAAACCGTGAGCTCGAAAAGATCGGCCCCGTGTCGCGTGACGAATGGCTGATGGCCGCACTGGCGATCGTGGCGGTCATCGTCTGGACGCTGGCGGCCGACTATGTTGATCCGTCAACCACCGCGCTGCTCGTCGTCAGCGTGATGCTGATGACCGGGTTGATTTCGTGGCAGGACATCGTATCGAACTGGCGGGCCTGGAACGTGTTCATGCTGCTCGCCACGCTGGTCGCGCTGTCGGACGGTCTGGCCAGAGTCGGCTTCATTCCGTGGTTTGCGAAAGGCATCGCGGGATATCTGGGACAGTTCAGTCCTGCGGTGGCCACGATCGGCCTGGTGGTGGCGTTCTTCCTGAGCCACTACATGTTCGCCAGCCTCACCGCCCACACCGTGGCGGTGTTGCCGGTTGTGCTGGCGGCGGGCGCCGCCGTGCCGGGCGTGCCGGTGCGGACGCTCGCGCTGCTGCTGTGTTACAGCCTCGGTCTGATGGGCGTGATTACGCCCTACGCGACTGGCCCGGCGCCGGTCTATTACGGAAGCGGATTCCTGCCGCGTCTCGACTTCTGGAGACTGGGCTTCATCTTCGGGATGTGGTTTCTCGCCGTGCTGCTGCTGGTCGGCTATCCGTTGCTGTAA
- a CDS encoding efflux RND transporter periplasmic adaptor subunit — MARVTKSRVILGSIIIGIIVILGGAWMALRGASPAIDAGRIVAVERGDLAKSVVATGRIEPIAKVEIKSKANGIVKELKVDVGAKVKVGQVLVELDRDNLAARLREAQAALGGAQANLTAAGAELEKNKVEAEGPDVPFARRNVERADRLFKDALISRQQVEDAQSLLDQAVNRQLAARTQLGVGQARVSQARATVAASQAALERAEEEFNNATIRSPIDGMVLARPVEIGSPVSSILNLGANGTLVMVLGDISRVYVKGNVDEADIGTVRMGQAARIKVETFRDKQFEGRITQISPMGTDKDNVISFEVKVSIDNSAGELLANMTANAEIILEQHKNTLIVPEAAVVYDSKRNASVDVVAPGSKTGKERRPIKVGVSNGTKTQVLSGLTEGQKVVLQ, encoded by the coding sequence ATGGCACGTGTGACAAAATCCCGCGTAATTCTCGGCTCCATCATTATCGGCATCATCGTGATCCTGGGGGGCGCATGGATGGCGCTTCGCGGGGCGTCACCCGCGATCGACGCCGGCCGCATTGTCGCCGTCGAGCGCGGCGACCTCGCGAAGTCGGTGGTGGCGACCGGTCGCATCGAACCGATTGCGAAGGTCGAGATCAAGTCGAAGGCCAATGGGATCGTCAAGGAACTGAAAGTGGATGTCGGGGCGAAGGTGAAAGTGGGGCAGGTCCTGGTCGAACTCGACCGGGACAACCTCGCCGCCAGGCTGCGAGAGGCGCAGGCCGCCCTTGGCGGCGCCCAGGCCAACCTGACGGCCGCCGGCGCCGAACTCGAGAAGAACAAGGTGGAAGCCGAAGGCCCCGACGTACCCTTTGCACGCCGCAACGTCGAGCGGGCCGACCGGCTGTTCAAGGACGCGCTGATTTCCCGGCAGCAGGTCGAGGATGCGCAAAGCCTCCTGGATCAGGCCGTCAACCGTCAGCTGGCGGCGCGGACGCAACTCGGCGTCGGCCAGGCTCGCGTCTCCCAGGCTCGCGCAACGGTGGCCGCATCCCAGGCCGCGCTCGAACGAGCGGAAGAGGAATTCAACAACGCGACCATCCGGTCGCCGATTGACGGCATGGTGCTCGCGCGCCCGGTCGAAATCGGCAGCCCGGTGTCCTCAATTCTCAATCTCGGCGCCAACGGCACGCTCGTGATGGTGCTCGGCGACATCAGCCGCGTGTACGTCAAGGGGAACGTCGACGAGGCCGACATCGGCACGGTGCGCATGGGCCAGGCGGCGCGCATCAAGGTGGAGACGTTCCGCGACAAGCAGTTCGAAGGCCGGATCACGCAGATTTCGCCCATGGGCACGGACAAGGACAACGTCATCTCGTTCGAGGTAAAGGTGTCGATCGACAACTCCGCCGGCGAACTGCTGGCCAACATGACGGCCAACGCGGAGATCATCCTCGAGCAGCACAAGAACACGCTCATCGTGCCCGAAGCTGCCGTCGTCTACGACAGCAAGCGCAACGCGTCGGTGGATGTGGTGGCGCCAGGGTCGAAGACGGGCAAAGAGCGACGCCCGATCAAGGTCGGCGTGAGCAACGGCACGAAGACGCAGGTGCTGAGCGGCCTGACGGAAGGCCAGAAGGTCGTTCTGCAGTAG
- a CDS encoding universal stress protein → MYKRILIAVEHSAADRTIVDHIQPLARLCGARLLLVHVADGWVARAYDDLKLRESKEIVEDRAYLESLRAELAAAGFTVDVMLAMGDPATELVRIAEAESVDLVAMATHGHRFLKDVILGATADKVRHALKVPVLLLQAPSAGEP, encoded by the coding sequence ATGTACAAGCGCATCCTGATCGCGGTGGAGCATTCGGCGGCCGATCGCACGATCGTCGACCACATCCAGCCGCTGGCCCGCCTGTGCGGCGCCAGGCTGCTGCTCGTGCACGTCGCCGACGGGTGGGTGGCCCGCGCGTACGACGATCTGAAGCTGCGCGAGTCGAAGGAAATCGTCGAAGACCGCGCGTACCTCGAGTCGTTGCGAGCAGAGCTGGCCGCCGCCGGATTCACTGTTGACGTGATGCTGGCGATGGGCGATCCCGCCACCGAACTGGTCCGCATCGCGGAAGCCGAGTCGGTCGACCTGGTCGCGATGGCCACTCACGGGCACCGGTTCCTCAAGGACGTCATCCTCGGCGCCACCGCCGACAAAGTCCGCCACGCGCTGAAGGTGCCTGTGCTGCTGCTGCAAGCCCCGTCCGCCGGAGAGCCCTGA